One part of the Solea solea chromosome 1, fSolSol10.1, whole genome shotgun sequence genome encodes these proteins:
- the czib gene encoding CXXC motif containing zinc binding protein — protein MMVKVHSYSNAWPKRAVPERSTGSDTCERLKMVKFGLQFKATLENVTNVRPLGDDFRWFLKLKCGNCGEIPEKWQYVTLVESVPLKGGRGSASMVQKCKLCARENSIDILGDTITPYNTEDNERFKTMVQFECRGLEPIDFQPQAGFAAQGAETGTPFPEVNLLEKDWTDYDEKAKESVGIYEVTHKFIKC, from the exons atGATGGTAAAAGTACATTCGTACTCAAACGCCTGGCCTAAACGAGCAGTCCCTGAACgcagcacaggaagtgatacGTGTGAGCGATTGAAGATGGTG AAGTTTGGGCTCCAGTTTAAAGCCACGTTGGAGAATGTCACCAACGTGAGACCGTTGGGCGACGACTTTCGCTGGTTTCTGAAG CTGAAGTGTGGGAACTGTGGTGAAATCCCAGAAAAGTGGCAGTATGTGACCCTAGTG GAAAGTGTGCCACTAAAAGGAGGAAGAGGTAGTGCCAGCATGGTGCAGAAATGTAAACTTTGTGCCAGGGAAAATTCAATTG ACATCCTGGGAGACACAATCACACCATATAAC ACAGAGGACAATGAACGCTTCAAAACAATGGTGCAGTTTGAGTGTCGGGGCTTGGAGCCCATTGACTTTCAGCCACAA GCTGGCTTTGCTGCACAGGGAGCAGAGACAGGGACGCCGTTTCCTGAAGTTAACCTTCTAGAAAAA GATTGGACAGACTATGATGAGAAAGCCAAGGAGTCGGTGGGAATATATGAAGTCACCCACAAGTTCATCAAGTGCTGA
- the uck2b gene encoding uridine-cytidine kinase 2-B — MAGDSEALLRDQGENTDVIRQPFLIGVSGGTASGKSSVCEKIMELLGQNKIDHHQRQVAILSQDSFYKVLTPEQKAKALKGQFNFDHPDAFDNELILQTLRQILQGKTVQIPVYDFVTHSRKEEFVTVYPADVVLFEGILMFYSQEIRDLFQMKLFVDTDPDTRLSRRVLRDISERGRELEQVLAQYITFVKPAFEEFCLPTKKYADVIIPRGADNLVAINLIVQHIQDILNGGPNKRHNGCLNGHSTPRQRRVSESSSRPH; from the exons ATGGCCGGCGACAGCGAGGCACTTCTGAGGGACCAGGGCGAGAATACCGACGTCATTCGACAGCCTTTTTTAATCGGTGTCTCCGGAGGCACCGCCAGCGGCAAG TCGTCTGTATGTGAGAAGatcatggagctgctgggccAGAACAAGATTGACCATCATCAGCGGCAGGTGGCGATCCTCAGCCAGGACAGTTTCTACAAGGTGCTGACGCCAGAGCAGAAAGCCAAGGCACTAAAGGGCCAGTTCAACTTTGATcatccag ATGCCTTTGACAATGAGCTGATATTGCAAACACTCAGACAGATCCTGCAGGGCAAGACTGTCCAGATCCCTGTTTATGACTTTGTTACTCATTCCAG GAAGGAGGAGTTTGTTACTGTGTACCCAGCAGATGTGGTCCTGTTTGAGGGCATCCTCATGTTCTACTCACAGGAAATCAGGGACTTGTTCCAGATGAAGCTGTTTGTTGACACAGATCCAGATACCAGACTCTCACGTCGAG TCCTAAGAGACATCAGTGAGCGTGGAAGAGAGCTTGAGCAGGTGCTGGCTCAGTACATCACTTTTGTGAAACCGGCCTTTGAGGAATTCTGTCTACCA ACAAAGAAGTATGCAGATGTGATAATTCCACGAGGAGCAGATAACCTTG TGGCCATCAACTTGATAGTGCAGCACATCCAAGACATTCTGAATGGTGGGCCAAACAAGCGTCACAACGGCTGCTTGAATGGCCACAGCACCCCACGGCAGCGACGGGTATCGGAGTCCAGCAGCCGGCCTCATTGA
- the aldh9a1b gene encoding 4-trimethylaminobutyraldehyde dehydrogenase B isoform X1 has product MTCYALTATTMDSLAPPPIGTSAKIPEEKTTVAMLRTLTVSLRRPLGRPCAAAPRVSATGTRCASSGSVNVSVPLNFWAGKRRTSHEKHTKENVYEPATGRVLCLLESCGAVDVDQAVNSAKSAFGHWSKMSGMERARIMIEAAHIIESRREEIAEIEVVNNGKSITEARLDVDSGRLCIEYYAGLACTLAGQHVQLPGGSFAYTRREPLGVCAAIGAWNYPFQIAAWKSAPALACGNSMVFKPSPVTPVTAVMLAEIYAKAGAPEGLFNVVQGSQDTGSLLCHHPDVAKVSFTGSVPTGKKIMEMASKGVKPVTLELGGKSPLLIFEDSDLENAVRGALMANFLSQGQVCSNGTRVFVQKDILPEFVEEVVKRTQAIEIGDPLLDSTRMGALVSQPHLEKVLSFVDQAKKEGAAVLCGGETFVPSDPKLKDGYYMTPCVLGDCTDEMTCVKEEIFGPVMSVLSFETEEEVLQRANNTTMGLAAGVFTRDVRRAHRVVEHLKAGSCFINNYNITPVEVPFGGYKMSGIGRENGQVTIEYYTQLKTVFVEMGDVDSLF; this is encoded by the exons ATGACATGTTACGCTTTGACGGCTACCACTATGGATAGTTTAGCCCCACCTCCTATCGGAACCTCAGCAAAAATA CCAGAAGAGAAGACCACTGTGGCTATGTTAAGGACGCTGACTGTGTCACTGCGGCGGCCCCTCGGGCGGCCCTGTGCTGCTGCCCCTCGTGTTTCAGCTACGGGGACACGATGCGCCTCTTCGGGCTCGGTGAACGTTTCAGTCCCGCTGAACTTTTGGGCTGGAAAGAGAAGAACGAGTCACGAGAAGCATACAAAGGAAAACGTTTATGAACCAGctacag GACGAGTCTTGTGCCTTTTGGAGTCATGTGGTGCTGTCGATGTCGATCAGGCTGTGAATTCTGCAAAGTCAGCTTTTGGCCACTGGAGCAAAATGTCTGGGATGGAGAGGGCGAGAATCATGATAGAAGCAGCTCACATCATTGAG agcaggagagaggagaTAGCTGAAATAGAGGTGGTTAACAATGGGAAGTCCATCACAGAGGCTCGACTGGATGTGGACTCTGGCAGACTGTGTATAGAGTACTATGCAGGGCTGGCTTGCACCCTGGCAG GTCAGCATGTACAGTTGCCTGGAGGATCTTTTGCCTACACTCGCAGGGAGCCTCTGGGAGTCTGTGCTGCCATTGGTGCTTGGAATTATCCTTTTCAGATTGCTGCCTGGAAATCAGCTCCAGCCCTCGCCTGTG GGAACTCCATGGTGTTCAAGCCATCACCGGTGACACCTGTGACGGCAGTCATGCTGGCAGAGATCTACGCTAAGGCCGGAGCTCCAGAGGGACTGTTCAACGTGGTGCAGGGCAGCCAGGACACTGGGTCTTTACTCTGCCATCACCCTGATGTGGCGAAAGTGTCTTTCACCGGGAGTGTCCCTACAGGCAAGAAG ATTATGGAAATGGCATCTAAGGGGGTGAAACCAGTGACTCTGGAGCTTGGGGGGAAATCTCCTCTGCTCATATTTGAGGACAGTGATCTGGAGAATGCTGTAAGAGGAGCTCTCATGGCTAATTTTCTGTCACAAGGCCAG GTCTGTAGCAATGGCACAAGGGTCTTTGTTCAGAAGGATATTCTGCCTGAGTttgtggaggaggtggtgaagaGGACGCAGGCGATAGAGATCGGAGACCCATTATTAGATAGCACAAGAATGGGAGCGCTGGTCAGCCAGCCACATCTGGAAAAAGTTCTCTCCTTTGTGGACCAGGCAAAGAAAGAG GGAGCCGCAGTGTTGTGTGGAGGTGAAACTTTTGTCCCTTCTGACCCCAAACTCAAAGATGGATACTACATGACTCCATGTGTGTTGG GTGACTGCACAGATGAGATGACCTGTGTGAAGGAGGAGATCTTTGGTCCAGTCATGTCTGTGTTGTCCTTTGAAACGGAGGAGGAAGTGCTGCAGAGGGCCAATAACACAACCATGGGTCTGGCTGCAGGAGTTTTCACCAG GGATGTGAGACGAGCCCATCGTGTGGTCGAACACCTTAAGGCTGGTTCCTGTTTCatcaacaactacaacatcacTCCAGTTGAGGTGCCATTTGGAGGCTACAAAATGTCAG GCATAGGGCGGGAGAATGGCCAGGTGACCATTGAGTACTACACCCAGCTGAAGACTGTGTTTGTGGAGATGGGCGATGTAGACAGTCTCTTCTAG
- the aldh9a1b gene encoding 4-trimethylaminobutyraldehyde dehydrogenase B isoform X2, with product MLRTLTVSLRRPLGRPCAAAPRVSATGTRCASSGSVNVSVPLNFWAGKRRTSHEKHTKENVYEPATGRVLCLLESCGAVDVDQAVNSAKSAFGHWSKMSGMERARIMIEAAHIIESRREEIAEIEVVNNGKSITEARLDVDSGRLCIEYYAGLACTLAGQHVQLPGGSFAYTRREPLGVCAAIGAWNYPFQIAAWKSAPALACGNSMVFKPSPVTPVTAVMLAEIYAKAGAPEGLFNVVQGSQDTGSLLCHHPDVAKVSFTGSVPTGKKIMEMASKGVKPVTLELGGKSPLLIFEDSDLENAVRGALMANFLSQGQVCSNGTRVFVQKDILPEFVEEVVKRTQAIEIGDPLLDSTRMGALVSQPHLEKVLSFVDQAKKEGAAVLCGGETFVPSDPKLKDGYYMTPCVLGDCTDEMTCVKEEIFGPVMSVLSFETEEEVLQRANNTTMGLAAGVFTRDVRRAHRVVEHLKAGSCFINNYNITPVEVPFGGYKMSGIGRENGQVTIEYYTQLKTVFVEMGDVDSLF from the exons ATGTTAAGGACGCTGACTGTGTCACTGCGGCGGCCCCTCGGGCGGCCCTGTGCTGCTGCCCCTCGTGTTTCAGCTACGGGGACACGATGCGCCTCTTCGGGCTCGGTGAACGTTTCAGTCCCGCTGAACTTTTGGGCTGGAAAGAGAAGAACGAGTCACGAGAAGCATACAAAGGAAAACGTTTATGAACCAGctacag GACGAGTCTTGTGCCTTTTGGAGTCATGTGGTGCTGTCGATGTCGATCAGGCTGTGAATTCTGCAAAGTCAGCTTTTGGCCACTGGAGCAAAATGTCTGGGATGGAGAGGGCGAGAATCATGATAGAAGCAGCTCACATCATTGAG agcaggagagaggagaTAGCTGAAATAGAGGTGGTTAACAATGGGAAGTCCATCACAGAGGCTCGACTGGATGTGGACTCTGGCAGACTGTGTATAGAGTACTATGCAGGGCTGGCTTGCACCCTGGCAG GTCAGCATGTACAGTTGCCTGGAGGATCTTTTGCCTACACTCGCAGGGAGCCTCTGGGAGTCTGTGCTGCCATTGGTGCTTGGAATTATCCTTTTCAGATTGCTGCCTGGAAATCAGCTCCAGCCCTCGCCTGTG GGAACTCCATGGTGTTCAAGCCATCACCGGTGACACCTGTGACGGCAGTCATGCTGGCAGAGATCTACGCTAAGGCCGGAGCTCCAGAGGGACTGTTCAACGTGGTGCAGGGCAGCCAGGACACTGGGTCTTTACTCTGCCATCACCCTGATGTGGCGAAAGTGTCTTTCACCGGGAGTGTCCCTACAGGCAAGAAG ATTATGGAAATGGCATCTAAGGGGGTGAAACCAGTGACTCTGGAGCTTGGGGGGAAATCTCCTCTGCTCATATTTGAGGACAGTGATCTGGAGAATGCTGTAAGAGGAGCTCTCATGGCTAATTTTCTGTCACAAGGCCAG GTCTGTAGCAATGGCACAAGGGTCTTTGTTCAGAAGGATATTCTGCCTGAGTttgtggaggaggtggtgaagaGGACGCAGGCGATAGAGATCGGAGACCCATTATTAGATAGCACAAGAATGGGAGCGCTGGTCAGCCAGCCACATCTGGAAAAAGTTCTCTCCTTTGTGGACCAGGCAAAGAAAGAG GGAGCCGCAGTGTTGTGTGGAGGTGAAACTTTTGTCCCTTCTGACCCCAAACTCAAAGATGGATACTACATGACTCCATGTGTGTTGG GTGACTGCACAGATGAGATGACCTGTGTGAAGGAGGAGATCTTTGGTCCAGTCATGTCTGTGTTGTCCTTTGAAACGGAGGAGGAAGTGCTGCAGAGGGCCAATAACACAACCATGGGTCTGGCTGCAGGAGTTTTCACCAG GGATGTGAGACGAGCCCATCGTGTGGTCGAACACCTTAAGGCTGGTTCCTGTTTCatcaacaactacaacatcacTCCAGTTGAGGTGCCATTTGGAGGCTACAAAATGTCAG GCATAGGGCGGGAGAATGGCCAGGTGACCATTGAGTACTACACCCAGCTGAAGACTGTGTTTGTGGAGATGGGCGATGTAGACAGTCTCTTCTAG
- the zte38 gene encoding zebrafish testis-expressed 38: MAAGKMCLRKNKGETTEWTGLFLCDLKSKQESLVFAKRMMALAVSSITYLRGIFPEDAYISRYVEDLCVKVLREDCIRPGASKVVKWMMGCFDALEKQYLQIVFIGVYTNPDEPNCIIESYQFQFKYTENGPEIDILRNDDMEMQMTLEDTKRASVLLIRKLFLLMQNLDTLPNNVCLTMKLYYYDDITPAEYQPPGFKEGECDSLWFEGMAVHFRVGEVQTPFHSLRVRVSAEQGRMKKLQEENQLKETNQVSQRNPPAPLTKKYNDDDLPSEDGKKLVAKEVNQLKETKQVSQGNRPVRKIIKAPLTKKYNDDDLPSEDESAQFKKPKKPVAKRRTAAKNLSRKKRI; the protein is encoded by the exons ATGGCAGCTGGAAAGATGTGTCTCAGGAAGAACAAGGGGGAAACAACAGAG TGGACAGGGTTGTTCCTGTGTGACCTAAAAAGCAAGCAAGAGTCTCTTGTGTTTGCCAAGAGAATGATGGCATTGGCAGTTTCCTCCATCACTTATCTCAGAGGGATCTTCCCAGAGGATGCCTACATATCCAGATATGTGGAAG ATCTGTGCGTTAAGGTTTTGCGTGAGGACTGCATCAGGCCTGGTGCCAGCAAAGTTGTGAAAtg GATGATGGGCTGCTTTGATGCCTTAGAGAAGCAGTAT CTCCAGATTGTATTCATTGGG GTGTACACCAATCCAGATGAACCAAAT TGCATTATTGAGTCCTACCAGTTCCAATTCAAATACACAGAAAACGGACCAGAAATCGACATACTCAG GAACGATGACATGGAGATGCAGATGACACTGGAGGACACCAAGAGAGCATCAGTGCTCCTCATCAGGAAGCTCTTCCTGCTCATGCAGAACCTGGACACCCTTCCTAACAATGTCTGCCTCACCATGAAGCTCTACTACTATGATGACA TCACTCCTGCTGAATACCAACCGCCAGGCTTCAAGGAAGGGGAATGTGACAGTCTGTGGTTTGAAGGCATGGCTGTGCACTTCAGAGTAGGTGAGGTGCAGACGCCATTCCACAGTTTGAGAGTCCGTGTGTCAGCTGAACAAGGACGGATGAAGAAACTTCAGGAAGAGAACCAGCTGAAGGAAACCAATCAGGTTTCTCAGAGAAATCCTCCA GCTCCTCTTACGAAAAAGTACAATGACGATGACCTGCCCTCTGAAGATGGTAAAAAACTTGTGGCAAAG GAAGTGAACCAGCTGAAGGAGACCAAGCAGGTTTCTCAGGGAAATCGACCAGTGAGGAAAATCATCAAG GCTCCTCTTACAAAAAAGTACAATGACGATGACCTACCCTCTGAAGATG AATCAGCACAGTTCAAGAAACCCAAGAAACCTGTGGCAAAG AGACGTACAGCTGCCAAAAATCTGTCCAGGAAGAAAAGAATCTAA